A region from the Tachysurus vachellii isolate PV-2020 chromosome 25, HZAU_Pvac_v1, whole genome shotgun sequence genome encodes:
- the hhla2b.1 gene encoding uncharacterized protein hhla2b.1, whose translation MMKGTAAHIWTCVLFTWFLNKTDGKIQDVHVTCQYSEVCVLPCSFSPSGREEIRWFRHDVLIYTHPQSTKLQDQLFTSRMSVPADELSLGNASLLLQRCVLSDRGRYRCQVTTGEKTNDYFILLKVEAPIRSVKLEVTRLSGYEEVKCSTYEVYPAPHIFWSTDPPTPVEKLKYTTRKMPDKQGLYIIESKLKRLGQRRDLSYICSINSSSAAQMWTASLAETVHNNITFQSKVYSFSTWMEINSSEGQDVTIPCRSPWNLQNFTLTWTFAKADTSTVICTYDSKTQLISNLWNGTAQLEPQRVQQGDGSLQLLAVQSLEHMGTYTCNISAFQRNHVGQTRVNITSQQSENEDLRMVSSRPWWIPFVVVIVLGLIIAAAIVGIVKLQKKCSHSKPTGTAKYSKEVKVTVDKSEELTEGCHLTSDQS comes from the exons ATGATGAAAGGAACAGCAGCACACATCTGGACCTGCGTTCTCTTCACCTGGTTTCTTAACAAGACGGATGGAAAAATTCAAG ATGTGCATGTGACCTGTCAGTACTCTGAGGTCTGCGTCCTTCCCTGCAGCTTTTCCCCTTCAGGCAGGGAGGAGATCCGCTGGTTCAGACACGACGTCCTCATTTACACTCACCCACAGagcacaaagttacaagaccaGCTTTTTACCAGCAGGATGTCTGTTCCAGCTGATGAGCTGTCGCTCGGGAACGCGTCACTCCTGCTGCAGCGCTGTGTGCTGAGcgacagggggcgctacaggtGTCAGGTGACAACAGGGGAAAAAACTAATGACTACTTCATCTTACTCAAAGTGGAAG CTCCGATACGCTCGGTTAAACTCGAGGTCACTCGTCTGAGCGGTTATGAGGAGGTCAAGTGCTCCACGTACGAAGTTTATCCTGCTCCTCACATCTTCTGGTCCACTGATCCGCCCACACCTGTGGAGAAGCTCAAATACACCACCAGAAAAATGCCTGATAAACAGGGGCTGTACATCATAGAGAGTAAACTGAAGAGACTGGGACAGCGGCGTGATCTGAGCTACATCTGCTCCATCAACTCATCCTCTGCTGCTCAGATGTGGACGGCATCACTCGCTGAGACAG TTCACAACAACATCACATTCCAATCGAAGGTGTACTCGTTCTCCACCTGGATGGAAATCAACTCATCTGAAGGTCAGGACGTCACCATCCCCTGCAGAAGCCCCTGGAACCTGCAGAACTTCACACTGACCTGGACCTTCGCCAAAGCCGACACGTCCACCGTCATCTGCACTTACGACAGCAAAACACAGCTTATCTCCAACCTCTGGAACGGCACGGCACAGCTCGAACCCCAGCGTGTACAGCAAGGCGACGGATCCCTGCAACTGCTCGCCGTCCAGAGCCTGGAACACATGGGAACGTACACGTGTAACATCTCAGCATTCCAGAGGAACCACGTGGGACAAACCCGGGTTAACATCACGTCACAGCAGTCTGAAA ACGAGGACCTGAGGATGGTGAGCTCCAGGCCCTGGTGGATTCCCTTCGTCGTCGTCATCGTCCTGGGTCTCATCATTGCAGCTGCTATTGTAGGAATTGTAAAATTACAAA AAAAGTGTTCACACTCCAAACCAACAGGAACAGCCAAATATTCCAAGGAGGTTAAAg TTACTGTAGATAAGAGTGAAGAATTAACAGAAGGATGTCATTTAACATCCGATCAAAGTTAA